From one Eleginops maclovinus isolate JMC-PN-2008 ecotype Puerto Natales chromosome 7, JC_Emac_rtc_rv5, whole genome shotgun sequence genomic stretch:
- the LOC134867453 gene encoding olfactory receptor 7C1-like: protein MFENVSSATVFTLSGFNFTFEERITLFLLTLLWYLMIGFGNVALIVAIIMDQNLHEPMYIFLCNLCISSLYGTLGFYPKFLLDLLSSNVITYAGCMLQGYVIHSSSCCDFSILALMAYDRYVAICQPLVYHSVMTKQRVSLFVVLSWFLPLFCMFMNSASLLGIRLCGSHIKRIYCVNMMIVNLACSPPKANTAIAYFNIVFYFAHFMFIVWSYMYLIRTCKSSKKWGKFMQTCLPHLICLIVFAAAMLLDLMYMRFGKAEFSQNFSNFTAIQFLLIPPFVNPFIYGFKLTKVRNKIFNVICFKKRDAKCHDMTFHIRSEPSN, encoded by the coding sequence atgtttgaaaatgtttcttctGCCACAGTGTTTACTCTTTCAGGTTTCAATTTTACATTTGAAGAAAGAATAACGCTCTTCTTGCTGACGTTGCTGTGGTACCTTATGATCGGTTTTGGAAATGTTGCTCTTATTGTTGCTATTATTATGGATCAAAACCTCCATGAGCCTATGTATATCTTTTTGTGTAATCTATGCATTAGTTCTCTGTATGGAACTCTTGGTTTTTACCCAAAATTTCTTCTGGATCTTCTGTCATCTAATGTCATTACCTATGCTGGGTGCATGCTTCAAGGTTATGTAATTCACTCCTCATCTTGCTGTGACTTTTCCATCTTAGCTCTGATGGCTTATGACAGATATGTGGCAATATGTCAACCGCTGGTTTACCATTCAGTTATGACCAAACAGAGAGTCTCACTCTTTGTGGTTTTATCTTGGTTTTTGCCTCTTTTCTGTATGTTTATGAACTCAGCATCTTTATTAGGAATACGTTTATGTGGATCACACATAAAAAGGATCTATTGTGTCAATATGATGATAGTTAATCTTGCTTGCTCGCCTCCTAAAGCGAATACTGcaattgcatattttaacattgtattctattttgcacatttcatgtTTATCGTTTGGTCTTACATGTATCTGATAAGAACATGCAAATCCTCAAAAAAATGGGGGAAGTTTATGCAGACATGCTTGCCACATTTAATCTGTCTAATCGTTTTTGCCGCAGCTATGCTTTTAGACTTAATGTACATGAGATTTGGGAAAGCTGAGTTCTCTCAAAACTTCTCTAATTTCACAGCAATACAATTTCTGCTTATTCCTCCATTTGTGAATCCATTCATATATGGTTTCAAACTGACCAAGGTCCGCAACAAAATCTTTAAcgtaatttgttttaaaaaaagagatgcaAAGTGTCATGACATGACTTTTCATATCAGAAGTGAGCCCTCAAACTGA
- the LOC134867543 gene encoding olfactory receptor 11H6-like gives MTENVSVITLFVLSGFNETKNYQAYIFALTLLCYCFILLVNVAVILTVILDRNLHEPMYILLCTFCMNGLYGTTGFYPKFLWDLLSPVHVISYSGCLIQALVMYSFACSDLSILAVMAYDRYVAICRPLQYNSIMSKQRVILLVCFSWLTPFCIIGTNIVLTSRLKLCSPYIEGIFCVNWIIVKLACFPADTLINNIVAYITILIYVFHGLFIAWSYMYLIKTCVHSKENRAKFMQTCVPHLISLMTFLGTILFDIMNIRYGSKDLPRTFQNFIALEFLFIPPIVNPLIYGFKLTKIRKRVHGFITFKVK, from the coding sequence ATGACTGAAAATGTCTCTGTCATAACATTGTTTGTTCTTTCAGgttttaatgaaacaaaaaactaCCAAGCTTATATCTTTGCTCTCACTTTACTGTgttactgtttcattttgctgGTTAATGTTGCCGTTATATTGACTGTCATCTTGGACCGAAACCTGCATGAACCAATGTATATTCTGCTgtgcacattttgcatgaatGGACTTTATGGGACAACAGGTTTCTATCCCAAGTTTCTCTGGGATCTGCTTTCTCCTGTTCATGTTATCTCTTATTCTGGATGCCTCATTCAGGCGCTGGTGATGTACTCATTTGCCTGCAGTGATCTTTCCATTCTTGCAGTCATGGCATACGACAGATATGTGGCTATATGTCGACCCCTGCAGTACAACTCTATAATGTCAAAGCAAAGAGTCATACTCTTAGTCTGCTTCTCCTGGTTAACACCTTTCTGCATTATCGGCACAAATATTGTTCTAACGTCTAGATTAAAGTTATGCAGTCCATATATTGAGGGAATCTTTTGTGTGAATTGGATTATTGTTAAACTTGCGTGTTTCCCAGCTGACACTTTGATTAACAACATAGTTGCATACATTACGATActcatttatgtttttcatgGTTTATTTATTGCCTGGTCTTACATGTATCTCATCAAAACCTGTGTGCATTCTAAAGAAAACAGAGCAAAGTTCATGCAGACATGTGTGCCACATTTAATCTCCTTAATGACCTTTCTTGGTACTATCCTTTTTGACATTATGAATATACGATATGGTTCCAAGGATTTACCTCGAACCTTTCAAAACTTCATTGCATTAGAATTTCTTTTCATACCTCCAATCGTAAATCCTCTCATTTACGGTTTTAAATTGActaaaattaggaaaagagtTCATggttttattacttttaaagttaaatga
- the LOC134867454 gene encoding LOW QUALITY PROTEIN: olfactory receptor 11H6-like (The sequence of the model RefSeq protein was modified relative to this genomic sequence to represent the inferred CDS: inserted 1 base in 1 codon), with translation MTENVSVITLFVLSGFNETKNYQAYIFALTLLCYCFILLVNVAVIVTVILDRXLHEPMYILLCTFCMNGLYGTTGFYPKFLWDLLSPVHVISYSGCLIQALVMYSFACSDLSILAVMAYDRYVAICRPLQYNSIMSKQRVILLVCFSWLTPFCIMAVNIFLTSRLKLCSPYIARLFCVNWIIVKLACFPADTLVNNIVAYITILIYFFHGLFIVWSYMYLIKTCVHSKENRAKFMQTCVPHLISLITFLVAILFDVLNMRIQDSKGLPQMLQNFIAIEFLIIPPMMNPLIYGFKLTKIRNRILGFMTFKMKSTLS, from the exons ATGACTGAAAATGTCTCTGTCATAACATTGTTTGTTCTTTCAGgttttaatgaaacaaaaaactaCCAAGCTTATATCTTTGCTCTCACTTTACTGTgttactgtttcattttgctgGTTAATGTTGCCGTTATAGTGACTGTCATCTTGGACC AACTGCATGAACCAATGTATATTCTACTgtgcacattttgcatgaatGGACTTTATGGGACAACAGGTTTCTATCCCAAGTTTCTCTGGGATCTGCTTTCTCCTGTTCATGTTATCTCTTATTCTGGATGCCTCATTCAGGCGCTGGTGATGTACTCATTTGCCTGCAGTGATCTTTCCATTCTTGCAGTCATGGCATACGACAGATATGTGGCTATATGTCGACCCCTGCAGTACAACTCTATAATGTCAAAGCAAAGAGTCATACTCTTAGTCTGCTTCTCCTGGTTAACACCTTTCTGCATAATggctgtaaatatttttttaacatctagATTAAAGTTATGCAGTCCATATATTGCCAGACTTTTCTGTGTGAATTGGATTATTGTTAAACTTGCGTGTTTCCCAGCTGACACTTTGGTTAACAACATTGTTGCATACATTACgatactcatttatttttttcatggtttatttattgtctgGTCTTACATGTATCTCATCAAAACCTGTGTGCATTCTAAAGAAAACAGAGCAAAGTTCATGCAGACATGTGTGCCACATTTAATCTCCTTAATCACTTTTCTTGTGGCTATCCTTTTTGATGTTTTGAATATGCGAATCCAAGATTCAAAAGGTTTGCCTCAAATGCTTCAAAACTTTATTGCAATAGAATTTCTCATCATACCTCCTATGATGAACCCTCTCATTTATGGTTTTAAATTGACCAAAATACGTAACAGAATTCTGGGTtttatgacttttaaaatgaaatcaactTTGTCTTAG
- the LOC134867572 gene encoding olfactory receptor 11H6-like: MTENVSVITLFVLSGFNETKNYQAYIFALTLLCYCFILLVNVAVIVTVILDRNLHEPMYILLCTFCMNGLYGTTGFYPKFLWDLLSPVHVISYSGCLIQALVMYSFACSDLSILAIMAYDRYVAICRPLQYNSIMSKQRVILLVCFSWLTPFCIMAISVVLTSRLKLCSPYIARLFCVNWIIVKLACFPADTLVNNIVAYITILIYVFHGLFIVWSYMYLIKTCVHSKENRAKFMQTCVPHLISLITFLVAILFDVLNNRIQDSKGLPQMLQNFIAIEFLIIPPMMNPLIYGFKLSKIRNKIIANVSFKIK, encoded by the coding sequence ATGACTGAAAATGTCTCTGTCATAACATTGTTTGTTCTTTCAGgttttaatgaaacaaaaaactaCCAAGCTTATATCTTTGCTCTCACTTTACTGTgttactgtttcattttgctgGTTAATGTTGCCGTTATAGTGACTGTCATCTTGGACCGAAACTTGCATGAACCAATGTATATTCTACTgtgcacattttgcatgaatGGACTTTATGGGACAACAGGTTTCTATCCCAAGTTTCTCTGGGATCTGCTTTCTCCTGTTCATGTTATCTCTTATTCTGGATGCCTCATTCAAGCGCTGGTGATGTACTCATTTGCCTGCAGTGATCTTTCCATTCTTGCAATCATGGCATACGACAGATATGTGGCTATATGTCGACCCCTGCAGTACAACTCTATAATGTCAAAGCAAAGAGTCATACTCTTAGTCTGCTTCTCCTGGTTAACACCTTTCTGCATAATGGCTATAAGTGTTGTTCTAACTTCTAGATTAAAGTTATGCAGTCCATATATTGCCAGGCTTTTCTGTGTGAATTGGATTATTGTTAAACTTGCGTGTTTCCCAGCTGACACTTTGGTTAACAACATTGTTGCATACATTACGATActcatttatgtttttcatggtttatttattgtctgGTCTTACATGTATCTCATCAAAACCTGTGTGCATTCTAAAGAAAACAGAGCAAAGTTCATGCAGACATGTGTGCCACATTTAATCTCCTTAATCACTTTTCTTGTGGCTATCCTTTTTGATGTTTTGAATAATCGAATCCAAGATTCAAAAGGTTTGCCTCAAATGCTTCAAAACTTTATTGCAATAGAATTTCTCATCATACCTCCTATGATGAACCCTCTCATTTATGGTTTTAAATTGTCCAAAATTAGGAACAAAATAATCGCTAATGTatcttttaaaattaaatga
- the LOC134867593 gene encoding olfactory receptor 11H6-like, producing MTENVSVITLIVLSGFNETKNYQAYIFALTLLCYCFILLVNVAVILTVILDRNLHEPMYILLCTFCMNGLYGTTGFYPKFLWDLLSPVHVISYSGCLIQALVMYSFACSDLSILAVMAYDRYVAICRPLQYNSIMSKQRVILLVCFSWLTPFCVIGTNIILTSRLKLCSPYIARLFCVNWIIVKLACFPADTLVNNIVAYITILIYVFHGLFIVWSYMYLIKTCVHSKENRAKFMQTCVPHLISLITFLVAILFDVLNMRIQDSKGLPQMLQNFIAIEFLIIPPMMNPLIYGFKLTKIRNRILGFMTFKMKSTLS from the coding sequence ATGACTGAAAATGTCTCTGTCATAACATTGATTGTTCTTTCAGgttttaatgaaacaaaaaactaCCAAGCTTATATCTTTGCTCTCACTTTACTGTgttactgtttcattttgctgGTTAATGTTGCCGTTATATTGACTGTCATCTTGGACCGAAACCTGCATGAACCAATGTATATTCTACTgtgcacattttgcatgaatGGACTTTATGGGACAACAGGTTTCTATCCCAAGTTTCTCTGGGATCTGCTTTCTCCTGTTCATGTTATCTCTTATTCTGGTTGCCTCATTCAGGCGCTGGTGATGTACTCATTTGCCTGCAGTGATCTTTCCATTCTTGCAGTCATGGCATACGACAGATATGTGGCTATATGTCGACCCCTGCAGTACAACTCTATAATGTCAAAGCAAAGAGTCATACTATTAGTCTGCTTCTCCTGGTTAACACCGTTTTGCGTTATAGGCACGAATATAATTTTAACGTCTAGATTAAAGTTATGCAGTCCATATATTGCCAGACTTTTCTGTGTGAATTGGATTATTGTTAAACTTGCGTGTTTCCCAGCTGACACTTTGGTTAACAACATTGTTGCATACATTACGATActcatttatgtttttcatggtttatttattgtctgGTCTTACATGTATCTCATCAAAACCTGTGTGCATTCTAAAGAAAACAGAGCAAAGTTCATGCAGACATGTGTGCCACATTTAATCTCCTTAATCACTTTTCTTGTGGCTATCCTTTTTGATGTTTTGAATATGCGAATCCAAGATTCAAAAGGTTTGCCTCAAATGCTTCAAAACTTTATTGCAATAGAATTTCTCATCATACCTCCTATGATGAACCCTCTCATTTATGGTTTTAAATTGACCAAAATACGTAACAGAATTCTGGGTtttatgacttttaaaatgaaatcaactTTGTCTTAG
- the LOC134867595 gene encoding olfactory receptor 11H6-like, translated as MTENVSVITLFVLSGFNETKNYQAYIFALTLLCYCFILLVNVAVIVTIILDRNLHEPMYILLCTFCMNGLYGTTGFYPKFLWDLLSPVHVISYSGCLIQALVMYSFACSDISILAIMAYDRYVAICRPLQYNSIMSKQRVILLVFFSWLTPFCIMAINIFLTSRLKLCSPYIARLFCVNWIIVKLACFPADTLVNNIVAYITILIYFFHGLFIVWSYMYLIKTCVHSKENRAKFMQTCVPHLISLITFIVAILFDVLNMRIQDSKGLPQMLQNFIAIEFLIIPPIMNPLIYGFKLTKIRNRILGFMTFKMKSTLS; from the coding sequence ATGACTGAAAATGTCTCTGTCATAACATTGTTTGTTCTTTCAGgttttaatgaaacaaaaaactaCCAAGCTTATATCTTTGCTCTCACTTTACTGTgttactgtttcattttgctgGTTAATGTTGCCGTTATAGTGACTATCATCTTGGACCGAAACCTGCATGAACCAATGTATATTCTGCTgtgcacattttgcatgaatGGACTTTATGGGACAACAGGTTTCTATCCCAAGTTTCTCTGGGATCTGCTTTCTCCTGTTCATGTTATCTCTTATTCTGGATGCCTCATTCAGGCGCTGGTGATGTACTCATTTGCCTGCAGTGATATTTCCATTCTTGCAATCATGGCATACGACAGATATGTGGCTATATGTCGACCCCTGCAGTACAACTCTATAATGTCAAAGCAAAGAGTCATACTCTTAGTCTTCTTCTCCTGGTTAACACCTTTCTGCATAATGgctataaatatttttttaacttctaGATTAAAGTTATGCAGTCCATATATTGCCAGGCTTTTCTGTGTGAATTGGATTATTGTTAAACTTGCGTGTTTCCCAGCTGACACTTTGGTTAACAACATTGTTGCATACATTACgatactcatttattttttccatggtttatttattgtctgGTCTTACATGTATCTCATCAAAACCTGTGTGCATTCTAAAGAAAACAGAGCAAAGTTCATGCAGACATGTGTGCCACATTTAATCTCCTTAATCACTTTTATTGTGGCTATCCTTTTTGATGTTTTGAATATGCGAATCCAAGATTCAAAAGGTTTGCCTCAAATGCTTCAAAACTTTATTGCAATAGAATTTCTCATCATACCTCCTATTATGAACCCTCTCATTTATGGTTTCAAATTGACCAAAATACGTAACAGAATTCTGGGTtttatgacttttaaaatgaaatcaactTTGTCTTAG